A stretch of Sinorhizobium meliloti DNA encodes these proteins:
- a CDS encoding pyruvate dehydrogenase complex E1 component subunit beta, translating to MPVEILMPALSPTMEEGTLSKWLKNEGDKVSSGDVIAEIETDKATMEVEAVDEGTIGKLLIAAGTEGVKVNTPIAVLLQDGEAASDIDSMKTEAPKAETPKPAAAEAPAASAAPVAAQPKADVPSDPAIPAGTEMATMTVREALRDAMAEEMRANEDVFVMGEEVAEYQGAYKVTQGLLQEFGARRVVDTPITEHGFAGVGVGAAMTGLRPIVEFMTFNFAMQAIDQIINSAAKTLYMSGGQMGAPIVFRGPSGAAARVAAQHSQCYAAWYSHIPGLKVVMPYTAADAKGLLKAAIRDPNPVIFLENEILYGQSFEVPKLDDFVLPIGKARIHRTGKDATLVSFGIGMTYAIKAAAELEAQGIDVEIIDLRTIRPMDLPTVIESVKKTGRLVTVEEGYPQSSVGTEIATRVMQQAFDYLDAPILTIAGKDVPMPYAANLEKLALPNVAEVVDAVKAVCYK from the coding sequence ATGCCTGTAGAAATCCTTATGCCTGCCCTTTCCCCGACCATGGAGGAAGGCACGCTCTCCAAGTGGCTGAAGAACGAGGGGGACAAGGTGTCCTCCGGCGATGTCATCGCGGAAATCGAAACCGACAAGGCCACGATGGAAGTGGAAGCGGTAGACGAAGGCACGATCGGCAAGCTGCTGATCGCAGCCGGCACCGAGGGTGTGAAGGTGAACACGCCGATCGCCGTCCTGTTGCAGGATGGCGAAGCCGCAAGCGACATCGATTCCATGAAAACCGAAGCCCCGAAAGCGGAAACGCCTAAGCCGGCCGCGGCTGAAGCGCCGGCTGCTTCCGCGGCGCCCGTCGCGGCGCAGCCCAAGGCGGACGTTCCTTCCGACCCGGCAATTCCGGCCGGAACCGAAATGGCGACGATGACCGTCCGCGAAGCGCTTCGCGACGCGATGGCCGAAGAGATGCGCGCCAATGAGGACGTCTTCGTCATGGGCGAAGAGGTCGCCGAATACCAGGGCGCCTACAAGGTCACGCAGGGCCTGTTGCAGGAATTCGGTGCGCGCCGCGTGGTCGACACGCCGATCACGGAACATGGCTTTGCCGGCGTCGGCGTCGGCGCGGCGATGACGGGTCTGCGCCCGATCGTCGAGTTCATGACGTTCAACTTCGCCATGCAGGCGATCGACCAGATCATCAACTCGGCCGCTAAGACGCTCTATATGTCCGGCGGCCAGATGGGCGCGCCGATCGTCTTCCGCGGTCCGAGCGGTGCTGCAGCCCGCGTCGCCGCGCAGCACTCCCAGTGCTATGCCGCCTGGTACAGCCACATTCCGGGCCTGAAGGTCGTTATGCCCTATACGGCGGCGGACGCGAAGGGGCTGCTCAAGGCCGCCATCCGCGATCCGAACCCGGTGATCTTCCTCGAAAACGAGATCCTTTACGGCCAGTCCTTCGAAGTGCCGAAGCTCGACGATTTCGTGCTGCCGATCGGCAAGGCACGCATCCATCGTACCGGCAAGGACGCGACGCTCGTCTCCTTCGGCATCGGCATGACCTATGCGATCAAGGCCGCGGCGGAACTCGAGGCGCAGGGTATCGACGTCGAGATCATCGACCTTCGCACGATCCGGCCGATGGACCTGCCGACCGTCATCGAGTCCGTCAAGAAGACCGGCCGCCTCGTCACCGTCGAGGAAGGATATCCTCAGTCCTCCGTCGGCACCGAGATCGCCACCCGCGTCATGCAGCAGGCCTTCGACTATCTCGATGCGCCGATCCTGACGATCGCCGGCAAGGACGTGCCGATGCCTTACGCGGCCAACCTTGAAAAGCTTGCTCTGCCGAATGTCGCGGAAGTCGTCGATGCGGTGAAAGCCGTCTGCTACAAATAA
- the pdhA gene encoding pyruvate dehydrogenase (acetyl-transferring) E1 component subunit alpha has translation MAPRKSASVSSRKTAAKPAKKDFAGGTIAEFSKEDDLKAYREMLLIRRFEEKAGQLYGMGFIGGFCHLYIGQEAVVVGMQLALKEGDQVITGYRDHGHMLACGMSARGVMAELTGRRGGLSKGKGGSMHMFSKEKHFYGGHGIVGAQVSLGTGLAFANRYRGNDNVSLAYFGDGAANQGQVYESFNMAALWKLPVIYIVENNRYAMGTSVSRASAQTDFSQRGASFGIPGYQVDGMDVRAVKAAADEAVEHCRSGKGPIILEMLTYRYRGHSMSDPAKYRSKDEVQKMRSEHDPIEQVKARLTDKGWATEDELKQIDKEVRDIVADSADFAQSDPEPDVSELYTDILL, from the coding sequence ATGGCTCCGCGAAAATCCGCGTCCGTTTCCAGCCGCAAGACCGCTGCCAAGCCGGCCAAGAAAGATTTTGCCGGCGGCACGATCGCCGAATTCTCCAAGGAAGACGATCTCAAGGCCTACCGGGAAATGCTGTTGATCCGGCGTTTCGAGGAAAAGGCCGGCCAGCTCTACGGCATGGGATTCATCGGTGGTTTCTGTCACCTCTATATCGGTCAGGAAGCCGTCGTCGTCGGGATGCAGCTGGCGCTGAAAGAGGGCGACCAGGTCATCACCGGCTATCGCGACCATGGCCATATGCTCGCCTGCGGCATGAGTGCGCGCGGCGTGATGGCGGAGCTCACCGGGCGCCGTGGCGGTCTTTCCAAGGGGAAGGGCGGCTCTATGCACATGTTCTCCAAGGAAAAGCATTTCTATGGCGGGCACGGCATCGTCGGTGCACAGGTCTCGCTCGGGACCGGCCTCGCTTTCGCCAACAGATACCGCGGCAACGACAATGTAAGCCTTGCCTATTTCGGCGACGGTGCCGCCAACCAGGGTCAGGTCTATGAGAGCTTCAACATGGCCGCTCTCTGGAAACTGCCGGTGATCTACATCGTCGAGAACAACCGTTATGCCATGGGTACCTCCGTGTCGCGGGCATCGGCGCAGACCGATTTCTCCCAGCGCGGCGCTTCCTTCGGCATTCCCGGCTATCAGGTCGACGGCATGGATGTCCGCGCCGTCAAGGCCGCAGCCGACGAGGCGGTCGAACATTGCCGTTCCGGCAAGGGCCCGATCATCCTCGAAATGCTGACCTACCGCTATCGCGGCCATTCCATGTCCGATCCGGCGAAGTATCGCTCGAAGGATGAAGTGCAGAAGATGCGTTCGGAGCATGATCCGATCGAGCAGGTGAAGGCCCGCCTGACGGATAAAGGCTGGGCCACCGAGGACGAACTGAAGCAGATCGACAAGGAGGTTCGCGACATCGTTGCGGACAGTGCCGATTTCGCCCAGTCTGATCCGGAGCCGGATGTCTCCGAGCTCTATACCGATATCCTGCTTTGA
- a CDS encoding FtsB family cell division protein, which yields MWTRHHKKRRLGRLVVPLLAVAFLSYFGYHSIHGGYGLEATKEFDRQIAERQARLDELTQTRKILEKEVELMSDGSLERDMLDEKARLALNMSRSDEIVIFHHPAN from the coding sequence ATGTGGACACGGCATCACAAGAAGCGAAGACTGGGGCGATTGGTGGTGCCGTTGCTGGCGGTCGCCTTCCTTTCCTATTTCGGCTATCATTCGATCCATGGCGGCTATGGTCTGGAGGCGACGAAGGAGTTCGACCGCCAGATTGCCGAGCGGCAGGCACGGCTGGACGAGCTCACTCAGACGCGAAAAATCCTGGAAAAGGAAGTCGAGCTGATGAGCGACGGTTCGCTGGAGAGAGACATGCTGGATGAGAAGGCTCGCCTCGCGCTCAACATGTCGCGCAGCGACGAGATCGTTATTTTCCACCACCCAGCGAATTAA
- a CDS encoding pyruvate dehydrogenase complex dihydrolipoamide acetyltransferase gives MPINITMPALSPTMEEGNLAKWLVKEGDKVKSGDVIAEIETDKATMEVEAVDEGTVAKIVVPAGTEGVKVNALIAVLAAEGEDVATAAKGGNGAAGAVPAPKPKETAETAPAAAPAPAAAPAPQAAAPASPAPADGEGKRIFSSPLARRLAKEAGIDLSAIAGSGPHGRVVKKDVETAVSGGAAKPAAAQAAAPAPATLAKGMSEDAVLKLFEPGSYELVPHDGMRKTIAKRLVESKQTIPHFYVSVDCELDALMALRAQLNAAAPEKDGKPVYKLSVNDMVIKALALALRDVPDANVSWTDQNMVKHKHADVGVAVSIPGGLITPIVRQAELKSLSAISNEMKDLGKRAKERKLKPEEYQGGTTAVSNMGMMGVKDFAAVVNPPHATILAVGAGEDRVVVRNKEMVIANVMTVTLSTDHRCVDGALGAELLAAFKRYIENPMGMLV, from the coding sequence ATGCCAATCAACATCACCATGCCGGCCCTCTCCCCGACCATGGAAGAAGGCAATCTGGCCAAGTGGCTGGTCAAGGAAGGCGACAAGGTCAAGTCCGGCGATGTGATCGCCGAGATCGAGACCGACAAGGCGACGATGGAAGTGGAAGCCGTCGATGAGGGCACGGTCGCCAAGATCGTCGTTCCCGCCGGCACTGAAGGCGTCAAGGTCAATGCGCTGATCGCGGTTCTCGCCGCCGAGGGCGAAGACGTCGCGACTGCCGCCAAGGGCGGCAACGGTGCAGCGGGAGCAGTCCCGGCACCGAAGCCGAAGGAAACGGCCGAAACGGCACCGGCCGCGGCTCCGGCACCCGCCGCAGCGCCGGCACCGCAAGCTGCTGCTCCGGCTTCTCCTGCGCCCGCCGATGGCGAAGGCAAGCGCATCTTTTCGTCGCCGCTGGCACGCCGCCTCGCGAAGGAGGCAGGCATCGACCTTTCGGCGATCGCCGGTTCCGGACCGCATGGCCGCGTCGTCAAGAAGGACGTCGAGACAGCCGTTTCCGGTGGCGCCGCCAAGCCCGCCGCCGCGCAGGCAGCAGCTCCGGCCCCGGCGACGCTCGCTAAGGGCATGTCGGAGGACGCCGTCCTCAAGCTCTTCGAGCCAGGCTCCTACGAACTCGTGCCGCATGACGGCATGCGCAAGACGATCGCCAAGCGCCTCGTCGAATCGAAGCAGACGATCCCGCATTTCTATGTTTCGGTCGATTGCGAGCTCGACGCGCTTATGGCGCTGCGCGCCCAGCTGAATGCCGCAGCACCTGAAAAGGATGGTAAGCCGGTCTACAAGCTTTCCGTGAACGACATGGTGATCAAGGCGCTTGCTCTGGCGCTGCGCGACGTACCGGATGCGAATGTGTCCTGGACCGATCAGAACATGGTCAAGCACAAGCACGCGGACGTCGGCGTTGCCGTCTCCATCCCCGGCGGCCTGATCACGCCCATCGTCCGCCAGGCGGAGTTGAAGAGCCTCTCGGCGATCTCCAACGAGATGAAGGATCTCGGCAAGCGCGCGAAGGAGCGCAAGCTGAAGCCGGAAGAATATCAGGGCGGCACCACGGCCGTCTCCAATATGGGCATGATGGGCGTCAAGGACTTCGCCGCCGTCGTCAATCCGCCGCACGCGACGATCCTCGCGGTCGGCGCCGGCGAGGACCGTGTCGTCGTCAGGAACAAGGAAATGGTCATCGCCAATGTGATGACCGTCACGCTTTCGACCGACCATCGCTGCGTCGATGGCGCGCTCGGCGCCGAACTGCTCGCCGCCTTCAAGCGCTACATCGAAAACCCGATGGGTATGCTCGTCTGA